The DNA sequence CGCGGCTTCGACCGTTGGTGGCGTGAGTAGGCCCGGTGGGCGGCTACCGCGTTCGACCATCCGGCGTCGGTGAGAGCCGCGGAGACAGGCAGTCCGGCCGCAAGTCCAGCCTCGAAACAGTCGGCGCGGTCCTGAAAGAATCCGACCTTCGCCATGTACGCCGCTCGCGCGATGGACACGTTGCGGCGCAGCACCTCCAATTGCCGCGGGCTTCGTTTCGTCATGGGGTCACCCGTTCCCAGCGCGTGATGATCGAGTGACCGATGCGCCCTTTTTGCTGGACCGTCAGGCCGCGGCCGCGGTAGTCGATGACGGCGCCGATGACGATGCGACCCCTGCAGTCGGCGTAGCGGACCAACGAGCCGATCGGCGGGTGCGGGTTGCAGGCCAGGTAGCAGCGATCGCAGAGCCGTGACTTGTCCTCGGTGAGGTCGATGACGTACATCGCGTCGCACAGGTCGCAGAAAAACGTGTGCCGGTCGTAGTCGCTCATCGCTGGCGGCTCCGGGCCTCGGCGACGGTCTGCTCGGCGCGGATCTGCAGGTCGGGCAGCGTGAGGTCGAGGTCGAACCATGCCGCGAACGCCATCAGTAGCTGGGCACCTTTGGCGGGGTGTAGGGCGCACAGTTCGACCAGTTCGCCGTAGAGCCGGTAGGGGTCGACGCGTCGGATGCGTTCGGCGATGTCGATGGCGTCGTCGGCGACGCGATCGATATTGCGGGTCGGCGCGTAGTCCACCAGCAGGCCGCCAGGTTCGGCCGGTGCGTAGCCGACGGGAACATCAGGGCCGATACCACCGATGTCGGCGGTCATTCGCGGTGCCCCTGCTGCTTGGCCGCCACATACTGCTGCAGCAGCGGCTCATGCCAATTGCAGTGGTGGTGCACGGCAGTCCCCACCGCCAGCGCTGCCTGGTAGTGGCTCAGGGCGCTGCCGCGCACGGTGTTGCCGAGGGCTTCTCTGACGCCGGCAACGGTCGGGTCGGCGTCGAGGCCGGCGCAGATCGTCGCCGCGTTCTGGTGCCCGTATTCGATGCCGGCGTCGGTGTCGGCGCGGGCGATGAGCCCACTGAGCGCGTAGGAGAAGATCAGCAGGGCCGCGGCGAACACCGTGGCGGGGATGATCTTCTCGCGCAGGGTGGAGGGTTTGCGGTGCTGGCCTGTTATCCTGGTGGAACGATTCCGCATCGTGTTGTGTCCCTTCCTCATTGGTTGGTGAAAGCCGGTCGTTGCAGCGGCCGGTTTTCGCGTTACTGGGCTGGTTGACGTCTCTGTAATGCGGCGATTTCGAGTTCGATGGTGTCGGCGATCGTCCGGTAGAGCTGGTGGTCGATTCCGGGTGCGGTGTCGGCTTCGTGGCGTAGCCACGTCACGCTGCGGGCGAGCATCTCGGGTGTCGCTCCCTGGTCGGCTAGGTCGGCGACGTGCTCGCGGATCTCGGCGAGTGTCTTGCTCAGCACGTCGAACTGGTCGCAGCTCACGCCCGAGTCAGGCGGCACGGCGCGCGGCTCCGTCCTTGCGGCGTTGCACACTGGTGCGGATGCGGGTGTGCGCGATGTCGCGGCGGCAGCGTGCGCAGCGGTGCGGCTTGTGGTCGTCGGGCAGTGCTCGGCAGCGTTTCTGCTGGGCGAGCAGCGAGTCGAGCACCTGGTGAAGCTGCTTTTTCATGCGGCCGTACCTCCGTGGACGTCGAACAGTTCGTGGAACCAACTGGTCCCGAATTCGGCGAGGACAGCCGCGATGAATCGGCCGCTCGGTTCGTGCTGGCCGCGCATGATCCGCGAGACCGTGCTGGTGTTGACGCCGATGCGTTTGGCGAGCGCGGCGTAGTTGTCATCAATGCCGGTGTGGACTGCGAGCCGACTGAAGCCCTTCGCGTTGGGCGTCAGGGTTGGTCGTGGCACGGGTGACTCCTGGTAGTTCAGTCGTGTGTATTGAATTGCGTGCACGATTGCAGGCAGTGCGTGCGTGTTTGCACGAGCGGCCCACGTGGGTGCCGCACCGCTCCGGCCTGAGTGTTCAGCCGTTGTGCTGCATGTTCATTGAGATGCCACGCTGGCGAAGAACGTGAGCATTCCGTGCTCGATTGCAAAGCCAGCCTTTGCGTGTTTGCATTCAGCGCGGTAAATTTCGCCACATGCCCGACACCCCAACCCGCTGGTGGAAACGGCTCATCGCACTCGCCGAGCTGCACGGCGACCACACTCAACAGGAGATCGCCGAGACCCTCGGCGTCAGCCCCGGCGCCGTCAGCGGCTGGCGTTACGGCCGACCACCACGCGCCGAAACCGTCGTCCACGCTGCGCGCACCTACGACACCGATCCGGTCGAACTGCTCAAACTCGTCTTTGTCGACACCGACCCGGCCCCCAAGCCCAAACGGCGCATACCGCAACGGTCCCTGCGGTAGCCGGGCGCCGGCCGCGATCACGCCACAGCCTCACGGGCGATCAGTCGAGCAATAGCCTCGGCGCCCTGCGGCGTGATCTTAAGCGTGTGCATGACCTCAGAGCCGCGGAACCGTGGTGCCTCATGCACCTCGACCCGACGGAAATACCGCTTCTTGTCGGCCTTCTCGCTGTACCGGTTGCGCGTGACTTTCTTCCCGATACGTTCTGACCAGCGCGAATCGGACTGGCAGTAGATCCAGTCCCGTTCCATCAGCAGCTCACGCAGCCACGACTCTTTGACGTTGTTCGTCGAGGCGACCGTCGAGAAGCTCAGCAGGTCAGCGTCGGTGACGTAGGTATCGACGTAGGAGACCTTCGGCGCGTCGACGGCCCGCTCCGACTCGAGTTGGTGGATACGGGCGTCCCGCTGGTCGAGCACCTTCATCGCCTCGGCGTAGCCAGCGGCCATCAGCTCAGGTCCGGCCAGCGGGTGGTCAGCACCGTAGGAGCCTGTACGCCGGATAGCGGGCAGCACTTCGCCGGTGATCCACCGCCGGAACGCCACCGCGTCCGGCTTGTCGGAGCGGATCACGACCTCGTACATGCCCGACTCGTTGACG is a window from the Mycobacterium sp. SVM_VP21 genome containing:
- a CDS encoding DUF732 domain-containing protein, producing the protein MRNRSTRITGQHRKPSTLREKIIPATVFAAALLIFSYALSGLIARADTDAGIEYGHQNAATICAGLDADPTVAGVREALGNTVRGSALSHYQAALAVGTAVHHHCNWHEPLLQQYVAAKQQGHRE
- a CDS encoding helix-turn-helix transcriptional regulator; the protein is MPRPTLTPNAKGFSRLAVHTGIDDNYAALAKRIGVNTSTVSRIMRGQHEPSGRFIAAVLAEFGTSWFHELFDVHGGTAA
- a CDS encoding helix-turn-helix domain-containing protein; translated protein: MPDTPTRWWKRLIALAELHGDHTQQEIAETLGVSPGAVSGWRYGRPPRAETVVHAARTYDTDPVELLKLVFVDTDPAPKPKRRIPQRSLR
- a CDS encoding BRO family protein — translated: MSTDLMPFVYADTAVRVIVINGAPWFVLADLCAVLAIRNGRDVAARLADDQKGVGQIDTPGGRQQMTIVNESGMYEVVIRSDKPDAVAFRRWITGEVLPAIRRTGSYGADHPLAGPELMAAGYAEAMKVLDQRDARIHQLESERAVDAPKVSYVDTYVTDADLLSFSTVASTNNVKESWLRELLMERDWIYCQSDSRWSERIGKKVTRNRYSEKADKKRYFRRVEVHEAPRFRGSEVMHTLKITPQGAEAIARLIAREAVA